The Litchfieldia alkalitelluris genome has a window encoding:
- a CDS encoding VOC family protein has product MPNYVTRISTIEIPVSNVEKSAHWYAKTLNLFIEHQSDQDAMLSFNAKGIPSIYLVQTNDDRKISFENTNTNVTHSVVDFYTYNLEGFYQFLKDSGIEVGPLNVNGEFGGFGFKDPDGNLLSATNIAHLGQE; this is encoded by the coding sequence ATGCCTAATTACGTAACGAGAATCTCGACAATTGAAATTCCTGTTTCTAATGTTGAGAAGTCTGCACACTGGTATGCAAAAACATTAAACTTATTTATAGAACATCAAAGTGATCAAGATGCGATGCTTAGCTTCAATGCAAAAGGAATACCAAGCATCTATTTGGTACAAACAAATGATGACCGAAAAATTTCATTTGAAAATACGAATACAAATGTCACACATAGTGTGGTTGATTTCTACACATATAATCTCGAGGGATTTTATCAATTTCTAAAAGATAGTGGGATCGAAGTGGGTCCACTAAACGTAAATGGTGAATTTGGAGGATTCGGCTTCAAAGACCCAGACGGAAACCTACTAAGCGCAACAAATATAGCCCACCTAGGACAAGAGTAA
- a CDS encoding DUF3231 family protein, whose product MSNPFEAVWNTLKTLIDDEPKSPLHIIEAGDLWTYYTALEEFIRYEEVGLNTSTDDEILEMLTDAIRVCEAQSQKISAFMVKEGIPLPDVTSAKPKSDPKEVPLGVKLTDDEIANGIAFKIVTLMQLCGKGQADAIRNDVGVLWLELYGEFVSFGATLKTLMRKRGWIKVPPYYYPPGTPTSK is encoded by the coding sequence GTGTCAAATCCATTTGAGGCTGTTTGGAATACGTTGAAGACGTTAATAGATGATGAGCCGAAGTCACCTTTACATATTATTGAGGCTGGAGATTTATGGACTTATTATACGGCATTAGAGGAATTTATACGTTATGAAGAGGTAGGATTAAATACGTCAACTGATGATGAGATTCTTGAAATGTTAACAGATGCAATTAGAGTTTGTGAGGCACAATCTCAAAAAATTAGCGCGTTTATGGTGAAGGAAGGAATTCCTCTTCCTGATGTAACATCGGCAAAACCTAAATCAGATCCGAAAGAAGTTCCATTAGGCGTAAAATTAACAGATGATGAAATCGCGAATGGAATTGCATTTAAAATCGTCACACTCATGCAGCTTTGTGGAAAAGGACAGGCAGATGCGATAAGAAATGACGTTGGTGTATTATGGTTAGAGCTATATGGCGAGTTCGTTTCCTTTGGTGCTACCTTAAAAACATTGATGAGAAAACGGGGATGGATTAAGGTTCCGCCATACTACTATCCACCAGGAACCCCGACCTCAAAGTAA
- a CDS encoding EthD family reductase translates to MAKFMVLYEKPEDIEGFENYYFNTHMPLVQQLPNIIHASLTRVQRAQNTDLNLYLIVQLDFENIEMLHEALGSDAGQAVIEDAGQLTELYLHKPPIVTIGE, encoded by the coding sequence ATGGCAAAATTCATGGTCTTATATGAAAAACCAGAAGATATCGAAGGATTTGAAAACTATTATTTCAACACACACATGCCACTTGTACAACAGCTTCCGAACATCATTCACGCATCTCTTACTCGTGTTCAACGTGCACAAAATACCGATTTAAACCTATACTTAATTGTACAATTAGACTTTGAAAACATCGAAATGCTCCATGAGGCACTTGGATCAGACGCAGGACAAGCGGTGATTGAAGATGCTGGGCAATTAACTGAATTGTATTTACATAAACCGCCGATTGTTACGATTGGTGAATAA
- a CDS encoding LCP family glycopolymer transferase — MGRSDKHVKKKGKKWLKIIGSIIGIFILAVAGYAFYLYQNLATTVDSMHEERTPSSLRDTDINLDKADPISILLMGVDERTGDKGRADSLIVVTLNPNTNSMNMLSIPRDTRVEIVGKGIQDKINHSYAFGGTDMTVQTVEKFLDIPIDYYVKINMESFQDIVNTLGGITVNNSKAFTHGGHNFAEGQITLNGEQALIFSRIRSIDSDFGRQDRQREVIRAIIDAGASPSTITKLDDLLAISGDNITTNMTFKEMRTLQANYADARRNNEQETIQGTGQTIGGIWYLIVSEEERQAVISRLKTNLEIN, encoded by the coding sequence ATGGGTCGTTCTGATAAACATGTAAAAAAGAAAGGCAAAAAGTGGCTGAAAATCATTGGTAGTATTATCGGGATTTTTATTTTAGCAGTGGCTGGCTATGCCTTTTATTTATATCAAAATTTAGCAACAACGGTTGATTCGATGCATGAGGAGCGTACACCGTCAAGCTTACGTGATACAGATATCAACCTAGATAAAGCTGATCCCATTTCGATTCTGTTAATGGGTGTGGATGAGCGTACAGGTGACAAAGGTCGTGCCGATTCATTAATTGTTGTCACACTGAATCCAAACACGAATTCAATGAATATGCTGAGTATTCCTCGTGATACACGAGTGGAAATTGTCGGCAAAGGCATTCAAGATAAAATCAACCACTCATACGCATTTGGTGGAACAGATATGACCGTTCAAACGGTTGAGAAGTTCTTGGATATTCCAATTGATTATTATGTGAAAATTAACATGGAAAGCTTTCAGGATATTGTTAATACTCTAGGTGGAATAACTGTTAATAATTCTAAAGCCTTCACACATGGCGGCCACAATTTTGCGGAAGGTCAAATTACACTTAATGGTGAACAAGCATTAATTTTCTCGCGTATCCGTAGTATTGATAGTGATTTCGGACGCCAAGATCGTCAGCGTGAAGTCATTCGTGCCATCATCGATGCTGGTGCATCACCATCAACGATTACGAAGCTAGATGATTTGCTTGCGATTTCTGGTGATAACATTACGACAAATATGACATTTAAAGAGATGAGAACTCTTCAAGCGAATTATGCTGATGCTCGTCGCAACAATGAACAAGAGACGATTCAAGGAACCGGCCAAACAATTGGTGGAATTTGGTATCTGATTGTTTCTGAAGAAGAGCGCCAAGCTGTGATTTCAAGATTAAAAACAAACTTAGAGATTAATTAA
- the speD gene encoding adenosylmethionine decarboxylase produces MHYETIGKHIILDVWGVDFDILNNVDALEGKMFDSAIASGAGVIGVQSEGFVPQGCTVLLLLSESHFSIHTYPEKRYASIDCYTCGNTVDPAVAVEQLLEFLQPHEVYGKVILRGDGEYMVKEFSDVQMVK; encoded by the coding sequence TTGCATTACGAAACAATTGGAAAGCATATTATCCTTGATGTTTGGGGCGTTGATTTTGACATATTAAATAATGTTGATGCATTAGAAGGGAAAATGTTTGATTCTGCTATTGCTAGTGGCGCCGGTGTGATCGGTGTTCAGTCTGAAGGATTTGTTCCACAAGGCTGTACCGTTCTTTTACTTTTATCAGAAAGTCACTTTAGCATCCACACCTATCCAGAAAAGAGGTATGCATCGATCGACTGTTATACCTGTGGAAATACCGTCGATCCAGCTGTGGCGGTTGAGCAATTGCTTGAATTTCTGCAGCCACACGAGGTGTATGGTAAGGTCATTCTTCGAGGCGATGGTGAGTATATGGTGAAGGAGTTCTCTGACGTGCAGATGGTAAAGTAA